Proteins from one Streptomyces sp. NBC_00289 genomic window:
- a CDS encoding glycoside hydrolase family 125 protein has product MWAVPESLTSLGRRLATELRGGPAADIVEHCLTNTWTTSMSWGAEPSEVFVKTGDIPAMWLRDSTAQVRPYLAVATDPAVGDVLAGVSRRQIRCVLLDPYANAFNDGPTSLHGEPADRPPPEEWVWERKYELDSLCAPLQLAYAIRRATGREDHLDDAFHRAAWTIVRLWRAEQAHAHSPYRFVRPSGPFAGDSLPHDGRGALVGPTGMTWSGFRPSDDPCGHGYLVPANALASATLHGLAELASSVLHDAELARESLTLADEIDAGILAHAVVGADGASVLAYEVDGLGAVLLGDDANLPSLLSLPLSGWCTPQDPLYQATRHLVLSEANPSFFAGRYASGVGSTHTPDDHVWPLAIATAGLTGDENAAAQALETLAATTAGTGLMHESFHVDDPGRFTRDWFGWANALFCELALDLCGGGVRHLFPVHPRAQPAAPSAGSAGSAGSAGSAGSAGSAGSAGSAGSKPA; this is encoded by the coding sequence GTGTGGGCGGTTCCGGAGTCACTGACGTCGCTCGGCCGACGTCTGGCCACCGAACTGCGGGGCGGCCCGGCGGCGGACATCGTCGAGCACTGCCTGACCAACACATGGACCACATCGATGAGTTGGGGCGCCGAGCCGTCGGAGGTCTTCGTCAAAACCGGAGACATCCCAGCCATGTGGCTGCGTGACAGCACGGCCCAGGTCCGCCCCTACCTCGCCGTGGCCACCGATCCGGCAGTCGGCGACGTCCTGGCCGGCGTATCCCGCCGCCAGATCCGCTGCGTCCTGCTGGACCCGTACGCCAACGCCTTCAACGACGGACCCACCAGCCTGCACGGCGAGCCCGCCGACCGGCCCCCGCCGGAGGAGTGGGTGTGGGAGCGCAAGTACGAACTCGACTCCCTGTGCGCGCCGTTGCAGCTCGCGTACGCGATCCGACGGGCCACCGGTCGCGAGGACCACCTCGACGACGCCTTCCACCGCGCCGCCTGGACGATCGTACGGCTGTGGCGGGCGGAACAGGCCCACGCGCACTCGCCCTACCGGTTCGTCCGCCCGTCCGGCCCCTTCGCCGGTGACAGCCTCCCGCACGACGGCCGCGGAGCCCTGGTCGGACCGACCGGTATGACCTGGTCGGGCTTCCGGCCGAGCGATGATCCCTGCGGCCACGGCTACCTCGTCCCGGCCAACGCGCTGGCCTCGGCGACCCTGCACGGGCTGGCCGAACTGGCCTCGTCCGTCCTCCACGACGCTGAACTCGCCCGCGAATCACTGACGTTGGCCGACGAGATCGACGCCGGAATCCTGGCGCACGCGGTCGTCGGGGCCGACGGCGCGTCCGTACTCGCCTACGAGGTGGACGGCCTCGGAGCGGTGCTGCTCGGCGACGACGCCAACCTCCCGAGCCTGCTGAGCCTCCCCCTGAGCGGCTGGTGCACACCGCAGGACCCGCTCTACCAGGCCACCCGGCATCTCGTGCTCTCCGAGGCGAACCCCTCGTTCTTCGCCGGCCGGTACGCGTCCGGTGTCGGCAGTACACATACGCCGGACGATCACGTCTGGCCGCTGGCGATCGCCACCGCCGGTCTGACCGGCGACGAGAACGCCGCGGCACAGGCCCTGGAAACACTGGCGGCCACGACCGCGGGCACCGGCCTGATGCACGAGAGCTTCCATGTCGACGACCCCGGCAGGTTCACCCGGGACTGGTTCGGCTGGGCCAACGCCCTGTTCTGCGAACTCGCCCTCGACCTGTGCGGCGGGGGCGTGCGGCATCTGTTTCCCGTTCACCCGCGGGCTCAGCCGGCCGCGCCGAGCGCGGGCAGCGCGGGCAGCGCGGGCAGCGCAGGCAGCGCAGGCAGCGCGGGCAGCGCGGGCAGCGCGGGCAGCGCGGGCAGCAAGCCCGCTTGA
- a CDS encoding carbohydrate ABC transporter permease, with product MTATPDQQLHRPPHPPPHPPPRRPWRRRGKLGSDTRAAYVFMAPALIGFTVFVVYPLIRSAYFALTRYNGLTAPTFVGLDNFRRMFTTDPSFWPSVRATLLLVVLYVPLSLAIGLALAVFCNRRIRGVRVLRTLVYLPVVLPVVATITLWKFVFNPQVGLANQVLTWLHLPTSEWLSGSNSAMPSIVIVMLWSVGSTMIIFLAALQAVPTELYEAARIDGAGPRTMFFRITLPLISPIMVLQVVLQLVTALQTFNQPKILSPDGQGGPGFSTRVLMLSIYNNGFPTLGRVADFGYASAQVWVLFLVIVVVIAATARFSSVWTYSDHVS from the coding sequence GTGACAGCCACTCCGGACCAGCAGTTGCACCGACCCCCGCACCCACCGCCACATCCGCCACCGCGCCGCCCCTGGCGCCGGCGAGGGAAGCTCGGGTCGGACACCCGGGCCGCGTACGTGTTCATGGCGCCGGCTCTCATCGGCTTCACGGTCTTCGTCGTGTACCCGCTGATCCGGTCGGCCTACTTCGCGCTGACGCGGTACAACGGCCTGACCGCCCCGACCTTCGTCGGCCTCGACAACTTCCGCAGGATGTTCACCACCGACCCGTCGTTCTGGCCCTCGGTGCGCGCCACCCTGCTGCTGGTCGTCCTGTACGTGCCGCTGTCGCTGGCCATCGGACTGGCGTTGGCGGTGTTCTGCAACCGGCGCATCCGTGGCGTCCGCGTCCTGCGCACCCTGGTCTACCTTCCGGTGGTGCTGCCGGTGGTCGCCACGATCACCCTGTGGAAGTTCGTCTTCAACCCGCAGGTCGGCCTGGCCAACCAGGTGCTGACGTGGCTTCACCTCCCGACCAGCGAGTGGCTGTCGGGTTCGAACTCGGCGATGCCGTCGATCGTGATCGTCATGCTGTGGAGCGTCGGCTCCACGATGATCATCTTTCTCGCCGCGCTCCAGGCGGTGCCCACCGAGCTCTACGAGGCGGCCCGCATCGACGGCGCCGGTCCCCGGACCATGTTCTTCCGGATCACCCTGCCGCTGATCAGTCCCATCATGGTGCTGCAGGTCGTGCTGCAGCTGGTCACCGCCCTGCAGACCTTCAACCAGCCGAAGATCCTCTCGCCAGACGGGCAGGGCGGACCCGGCTTCAGCACCAGGGTCCTGATGCTGTCGATCTACAACAACGGCTTCCCCACGCTCGGCCGGGTCGCCGACTTCGGCTACGCGTCCGCCCAGGTGTGGGTGCTCTTCCTGGTCATCGTGGTCGTGATCGCCGCCACCGCCCGCTTCTCCTCGGTCTGGACCTACAGTGACCATGTCTCCTGA
- a CDS encoding IS1182 family transposase, with the protein MSLRPVPAPSVPEATARVARAAFRKGCLAMRIRDELGPLFEDEQFARAFPRRGGPAWSPGQLAMVSVLQFAEGLTDRQAADAVRGRIDVKYALGLELDDPGFDFSVLSEFRDRLIAHGLEKLVLNRVLERVDELGLLRAGGRQRTDSTHVLAQVRTLNRMEFVGETLRAALETLAVAAPAWLRQTVAPEWFERYGKRIDSFRFPKGADARQRWALTVGEDGFTLLQALYAPDTPAWLRHVEAVQVLRTAWVQQYHRDEKGVRWREGKDLPPGRLRLSSPYDIDTRYSVKRGAGWDGYKVHFTETCEPDAPHLITNVVTTDATVPDVEITAPVHDALAARRLLPAVHLVDSGYTSAALLVAAAGQNIELMGPVRGDTAAQGRAGGGLGQDAFTVDWPARTVTCPRGQRSISWSAQRKPTGTEIIRVHFAKTDCDACPVRAACTSAKSKWGRSLTLLTQPQQQALDQRRREQKTDEWQAAYGTRAGVEGTISQAVRVTRTRTTPYRGLRKTHLGHALIAAGLNLHRLDAWWTGTPIRTTHISRFARLGLELIA; encoded by the coding sequence ATGTCGCTGCGCCCTGTGCCTGCTCCGTCCGTCCCGGAGGCCACCGCGCGGGTGGCGCGGGCAGCGTTCCGCAAGGGCTGTCTGGCCATGCGGATCCGGGATGAGCTCGGTCCGTTGTTCGAGGACGAGCAGTTCGCCCGGGCGTTTCCGCGCAGGGGTGGGCCGGCGTGGTCGCCGGGGCAGCTGGCGATGGTCAGCGTGCTGCAGTTCGCAGAGGGGCTGACGGACCGGCAGGCCGCGGACGCGGTGCGCGGGCGGATCGACGTCAAGTACGCGCTGGGGCTGGAGCTGGATGACCCCGGGTTCGACTTCTCGGTGCTCAGCGAGTTCCGGGACCGGCTGATCGCGCACGGCCTGGAGAAGCTGGTCCTTAACCGGGTGCTGGAACGGGTCGATGAGTTAGGTCTGCTGCGGGCGGGAGGCCGCCAACGCACCGACTCCACGCATGTGCTGGCCCAGGTGCGGACGCTGAACCGGATGGAGTTCGTGGGCGAGACCCTGCGCGCCGCCTTGGAGACGCTGGCCGTCGCAGCGCCTGCCTGGCTGCGACAGACCGTCGCGCCGGAGTGGTTCGAACGCTACGGCAAGCGCATCGACTCCTTCCGCTTCCCCAAGGGAGCCGACGCCCGCCAGCGGTGGGCGCTGACCGTGGGAGAGGACGGATTTACGCTGCTTCAGGCCCTCTACGCGCCTGACACACCAGCCTGGCTGCGGCACGTCGAGGCGGTGCAGGTCCTGCGGACCGCGTGGGTGCAGCAGTATCACCGCGACGAGAAGGGGGTGCGCTGGCGGGAGGGCAAGGACCTCCCGCCGGGCAGGCTGAGGCTGTCCAGCCCCTACGACATCGACACCCGCTACAGCGTCAAGCGCGGCGCGGGCTGGGACGGCTACAAGGTTCACTTCACCGAGACGTGCGAGCCGGACGCCCCGCATCTGATCACGAACGTGGTCACCACCGACGCCACCGTTCCCGACGTGGAGATCACGGCGCCCGTCCACGACGCGCTGGCCGCACGCCGCCTGCTGCCCGCTGTCCATCTGGTCGACTCCGGCTATACCTCCGCCGCGCTGCTGGTGGCCGCCGCTGGGCAGAACATCGAGCTGATGGGGCCGGTCCGCGGCGATACCGCGGCCCAGGGCCGGGCCGGGGGCGGCCTGGGGCAGGACGCCTTCACCGTCGACTGGCCGGCCCGCACCGTCACCTGTCCCCGCGGGCAGCGCAGTATCAGCTGGTCCGCTCAGCGCAAGCCCACCGGCACCGAGATCATCCGGGTCCACTTCGCCAAGACCGACTGCGACGCCTGCCCGGTGCGCGCGGCGTGCACCAGTGCCAAGAGCAAGTGGGGCCGCAGCCTGACCTTGCTCACCCAGCCCCAGCAGCAAGCTCTCGACCAACGCCGACGCGAGCAGAAGACCGACGAGTGGCAGGCCGCCTACGGCACCCGCGCCGGAGTCGAGGGCACCATCTCCCAGGCCGTCCGGGTGACACGGACACGCACCACCCCCTACCGCGGGCTGCGCAAGACCCACCTCGGTCACGCCCTGATCGCCGCCGGACTCAACCTCCACCGCCTCGACGCCTGGTGGACCGGCACCCCCATCCGCACCACCCACATCAGTCGATTCGCCCGCCTCGGCCTCGAACTGATCGCCTGA
- a CDS encoding IS4 family transposase, with the protein MSDRIAVGLLTRSFPPELVDRVVAQCGRSGQRNRLLPPRVVVYFVLAMCLFSGQGYEEVARLLTHGLTWAKRWSGSWQVPTTGAISRARARLGPEPLKALFASVARPLATEATPGAFYGRWRLMAIDGTVFDVPDSQENVAHFGRPKTHRTQRCAYPQVRVVALAECGTHAITTAALGPCTTSEPVLARELFGHLGEDDLLLADRGFTGLELWRAASAGGADLLWRIRSHQVLPVREELPDGSYLSEIVAARDHRKRADPEMVRVIEYTLDDPGQDAPYRLITTVLDPDAAPATELAALYHQRWEFENTLDELKTHQRGPAQVLRSRSPEGVEQEVWAHLLVHHAIRTLMHDAAEQAGLDPDRLSFTRSIRLARRQVTAQAAFSP; encoded by the coding sequence TTGTCGGATCGCATCGCGGTCGGGCTGTTGACGCGGTCGTTCCCGCCGGAGCTGGTGGATCGGGTGGTGGCCCAGTGCGGGAGGTCCGGGCAGCGTAACCGGCTGCTGCCGCCGCGCGTGGTGGTCTACTTCGTGCTGGCGATGTGCTTGTTCTCCGGCCAGGGCTACGAAGAGGTCGCTCGGCTGCTGACGCATGGGCTGACCTGGGCGAAGCGCTGGTCGGGGTCGTGGCAGGTGCCGACCACGGGGGCGATCTCGAGGGCACGCGCGAGACTCGGTCCAGAACCGCTGAAGGCCCTGTTCGCCTCGGTGGCCCGGCCGTTGGCCACGGAAGCGACACCGGGTGCCTTCTACGGCCGGTGGCGGCTGATGGCCATCGACGGCACAGTCTTCGACGTTCCGGACAGCCAGGAGAACGTGGCGCACTTCGGGCGCCCGAAGACCCACCGCACCCAGCGGTGTGCGTATCCGCAGGTGCGGGTGGTCGCGCTGGCCGAGTGCGGCACCCATGCCATCACCACGGCGGCTCTCGGCCCATGCACCACGTCCGAACCCGTGCTGGCCCGCGAGCTGTTCGGCCACCTGGGCGAGGACGATCTGCTGCTGGCCGACCGCGGCTTCACCGGCCTGGAGCTGTGGCGGGCGGCCTCGGCCGGCGGTGCGGACCTGCTGTGGCGCATTCGTTCCCACCAGGTGCTGCCGGTCCGCGAAGAGCTGCCCGACGGCTCGTACCTGTCAGAGATCGTCGCGGCCAGAGACCACCGCAAGCGTGCCGACCCGGAAATGGTGCGGGTGATCGAGTACACCCTGGACGATCCCGGGCAGGACGCCCCTTACCGGCTGATCACCACGGTCCTCGATCCCGATGCCGCCCCGGCCACCGAGCTGGCCGCCCTCTACCACCAGCGGTGGGAGTTCGAGAACACGCTGGACGAGCTGAAGACCCATCAACGCGGACCTGCCCAGGTCCTGCGCTCCCGCTCGCCTGAAGGCGTCGAGCAGGAGGTCTGGGCACACCTGCTGGTCCACCACGCCATCCGCACCCTGATGCACGACGCCGCCGAGCAGGCCGGCCTCGACCCCGACCGGCTCTCCTTCACCCGGAGCATCCGCCTCGCACGCCGCCAGGTCACCGCGCAGGCGGCCTTTTCCCCCTGA
- a CDS encoding DUF4328 domain-containing protein yields MTITARKASWVLARSAQAAIAAAAVADAFRAAAVRDHYLHRTDVSLHRSGFISMVFVYLTSLAIVLFLVWLARSRRNAQELSPQASLPSRGWTIGAWFIPVVNFFVPRRFVLDIGRASSASWEPKRDTTLVNLWWGAGITHALLVMAGRVAPGSMAFLVVAEALMIAAAVLLGLVIERITALQSAALGATVPAAPLAQA; encoded by the coding sequence ATGACGATCACCGCCCGCAAGGCTTCCTGGGTCCTTGCCCGCTCCGCCCAGGCGGCCATAGCGGCGGCCGCCGTCGCGGACGCGTTCCGCGCGGCGGCAGTCCGGGATCACTACCTGCACCGCACGGACGTGTCCCTGCACAGGTCGGGCTTCATCTCCATGGTCTTCGTCTATCTGACGAGCCTCGCGATCGTGCTGTTCCTCGTCTGGCTCGCCCGGTCCCGGCGCAACGCCCAGGAGCTTTCGCCCCAGGCCTCGCTCCCGAGTCGGGGCTGGACGATCGGCGCGTGGTTCATACCGGTGGTCAACTTCTTCGTCCCGCGCCGGTTCGTCCTCGACATCGGGCGCGCGAGCTCCGCGTCATGGGAGCCGAAGCGAGACACGACACTGGTGAACCTGTGGTGGGGCGCCGGGATCACGCACGCGCTACTCGTGATGGCGGGCCGGGTGGCCCCGGGGTCGATGGCCTTCCTCGTGGTGGCGGAGGCGCTCATGATCGCGGCGGCCGTGCTGCTGGGGCTTGTCATCGAACGCATCACGGCGTTGCAGAGCGCCGCGCTCGGCGCCACCGTTCCGGCCGCACCCCTCGCCCAGGCGTGA
- the tnpA gene encoding IS200/IS605 family transposase, producing the protein MSPRWEADPDVRRGNHVVFNLHAHLVFVTKYRREIFNDEMLTRCETIMRDVCESFGAQLREFNGEGDHVHLLVHYPPKIALSKLVNSLKGVSSRYLRAEYTGRINRIGTGSVFWSPSYFAASCGGPPLSIVKDYIDNQKRPA; encoded by the coding sequence ATGTCACCACGCTGGGAAGCAGATCCGGATGTCCGACGAGGAAATCATGTCGTTTTCAACCTCCACGCACACTTGGTGTTTGTCACGAAGTACCGGCGTGAGATCTTCAACGACGAGATGCTGACGCGCTGCGAGACGATCATGCGGGACGTGTGCGAGAGCTTCGGCGCCCAGCTGCGGGAGTTCAACGGCGAAGGCGATCACGTCCACCTCCTCGTGCACTACCCGCCGAAAATCGCCCTCTCCAAGCTCGTCAACTCCCTCAAGGGCGTCAGTTCCCGCTACCTGCGCGCGGAGTACACCGGCCGGATCAACCGGATCGGGACGGGCTCGGTGTTCTGGTCCCCGTCCTACTTCGCAGCATCCTGCGGCGGCCCACCACTGAGCATCGTCAAGGACTACATCGACAACCAAAAACGCCCCGCCTGA
- a CDS encoding RNA-guided endonuclease InsQ/TnpB family protein encodes MIRAYKFLLRPTVRQQQALAEMLRDHCSLYNGALQERRDAWRHPSKTTVAYGMQSAQLKEIRAFDPERQGRWSFSSQQATLRRLDKAFAAFFRRVRSGQTPGYPRFRGVNWFDTVDFPKDGDGCRWNATPHDPVTRVRFQGVGHVKVNQHRPVAGRVKTVSVKREGRRWFVVLTAEQEQPEPLPATGSMVGIDLGIANFLADSNGEFVPNPRHGRTAAAKLQAAQQALSRFPRRKATDRTAGHQRAVDKVAQLHGKVRRQRLDHAHKTALSLNTSDLGWWLVGCVAGRCRDATAGSGEAGDGRAVVGSHRGRAVDAVVPAGAGGSGGGPVREVRAA; translated from the coding sequence ATGATCCGTGCGTACAAGTTCCTCCTGCGGCCCACCGTCCGCCAGCAGCAGGCGCTCGCCGAGATGCTGCGCGACCACTGCTCCCTCTACAACGGGGCCTTGCAGGAACGCCGCGACGCCTGGCGGCACCCGTCGAAGACCACCGTCGCGTACGGGATGCAGTCGGCGCAGCTCAAAGAGATCCGGGCGTTCGACCCGGAGCGGCAGGGCCGCTGGTCGTTCTCCTCGCAGCAGGCCACCCTGCGCCGCCTTGACAAGGCGTTCGCCGCGTTCTTCCGCCGGGTCAGGTCCGGGCAGACGCCCGGCTATCCGCGCTTTCGCGGCGTGAACTGGTTCGACACGGTGGACTTCCCCAAGGACGGCGACGGCTGCCGGTGGAATGCCACCCCGCACGACCCCGTCACCCGTGTCCGCTTCCAGGGCGTCGGGCATGTGAAGGTCAACCAGCACCGGCCGGTGGCCGGCCGGGTCAAGACCGTCTCCGTCAAGCGTGAGGGACGTCGGTGGTTCGTCGTACTGACCGCCGAGCAGGAGCAGCCCGAGCCGCTGCCCGCGACCGGCAGCATGGTCGGCATCGACCTGGGCATCGCCAACTTCCTCGCCGACTCCAACGGCGAGTTCGTACCCAACCCGCGCCACGGGCGTACGGCCGCCGCGAAACTGCAAGCAGCGCAGCAGGCGCTGTCCCGGTTCCCGCGCCGCAAGGCCACAGACCGCACCGCAGGCCACCAGCGCGCCGTGGACAAGGTTGCCCAACTCCACGGCAAGGTACGGCGCCAGCGGCTCGACCACGCACACAAGACCGCCCTTAGCCTCAATACCAGTGACTTAGGGTGGTGGCTGGTAGGGTGCGTGGCGGGGAGGTGCCGGGATGCCACGGCCGGGTCAGGTGAAGCCGGAGACGGACGAGCGGTTGTCGGATCGCATCGCGGTCGGGCTGTTGACGCGGTCGTTCCCGCCGGAGCTGGTGGATCGGGTGGTGGCCCAGTGCGGGAGGTCCGGGCAGCGTAA
- a CDS encoding carbohydrate ABC transporter permease has protein sequence MSPDVTTAAKPVPSSPPIAATSAPRPPRKVVRTASWYAVALLISSVMVLPILWMLTIALKGHTAVFQVPPRLLPDEFHFENFIDGPKAIHFPRLLLNSFVITGLSVLGGVMTSMMAGYALARLRFPGRKIWFYVFVGSMMLPPVVGIIPLFQLFKDIGWYDTWLPLIVPAWLGGNPLFIFLARQYFLSVPYSIDEAAKVDGAGHVRIFFSVMLPITRPAWITMAILAFQLSWNDYLNPLIYLYSSEKWPLSVGMASFVSQFAGQTPDWNLYMAANLLYMLPPLAVFFVAQRYFIQGLSALGTVNQR, from the coding sequence ATGTCTCCTGACGTCACGACGGCGGCGAAGCCGGTGCCGTCCTCTCCTCCGATCGCCGCCACGAGTGCGCCCCGGCCGCCGCGGAAGGTCGTACGAACCGCGTCCTGGTACGCCGTCGCGCTGCTGATCTCCTCGGTGATGGTCCTGCCCATCCTGTGGATGCTCACCATCGCGCTGAAGGGCCACACGGCCGTCTTCCAGGTCCCGCCCCGGCTGCTGCCCGACGAGTTCCACTTCGAGAACTTCATCGACGGACCGAAGGCGATCCACTTCCCCCGCCTGTTGCTCAACTCCTTCGTCATCACCGGCCTGTCGGTGCTCGGCGGCGTCATGACCTCGATGATGGCCGGATACGCTCTGGCCCGGCTCCGCTTCCCGGGCCGGAAGATCTGGTTCTACGTCTTCGTCGGCAGCATGATGCTGCCCCCGGTGGTCGGCATCATCCCGCTGTTCCAGCTCTTCAAGGACATCGGCTGGTACGACACCTGGCTGCCGCTGATCGTGCCGGCCTGGCTGGGCGGCAATCCGCTCTTCATCTTCCTCGCCCGCCAGTACTTCCTCTCGGTGCCCTACTCGATCGACGAGGCCGCCAAGGTGGACGGCGCCGGACACGTCCGGATCTTCTTCAGCGTCATGCTCCCCATCACCCGGCCGGCCTGGATCACCATGGCCATCCTGGCCTTCCAGTTGTCGTGGAACGACTATCTCAACCCGCTCATCTACCTGTACTCGTCCGAGAAGTGGCCGCTGAGTGTCGGCATGGCCTCCTTCGTCTCCCAGTTCGCCGGCCAGACCCCGGACTGGAACCTCTACATGGCCGCGAACCTGCTCTACATGCTCCCCCCACTGGCCGTGTTCTTCGTGGCCCAGCGCTACTTCATCCAGGGCCTGAGCGCGCTGGGCACCGTCAACCAGCGCTGA
- a CDS encoding DUF6215 domain-containing protein has product MARQPLRNAARATRAVASGTDGAGTGRSDIAAPPCLPARWNRTPPDCPTKQDHQAQSPDPPTKSFSRGRSHTPEGTVQLDTYTVKLSRSYDDLPVAGMADLLDDAETKKIQDHPAVLCSSPTIAIRFNLGGGKSDTGPGGIARTLLVAPDTKDGGGSYELAIWRQDDVRPDDTALLRIAHEVLPTIPGWTTAR; this is encoded by the coding sequence ATGGCCAGACAGCCCTTGCGGAACGCTGCCCGCGCCACCCGCGCGGTGGCCTCCGGGACGGACGGAGCAGGCACAGGGCGCAGCGACATCGCAGCCCCTCCTTGCCTCCCCGCGCGATGGAACCGAACCCCACCAGACTGCCCGACCAAACAAGATCACCAAGCGCAGTCACCGGATCCGCCAACAAAGTCCTTCAGCCGGGGGAGGAGTCACACCCCCGAGGGGACCGTGCAACTGGACACCTACACCGTGAAGCTCTCGCGGTCCTACGACGATCTTCCGGTCGCCGGGATGGCGGACCTGCTCGACGACGCGGAGACGAAGAAGATCCAGGACCACCCCGCGGTGCTCTGCTCGAGCCCGACGATCGCCATCCGCTTCAACCTCGGCGGCGGCAAGTCCGACACCGGCCCCGGCGGCATCGCCCGCACGCTGCTCGTCGCCCCCGACACCAAGGACGGCGGCGGTTCGTACGAACTCGCCATCTGGCGCCAGGACGACGTGCGGCCGGACGACACGGCACTGCTGCGCATCGCCCACGAGGTCCTGCCCACGATCCCGGGCTGGACGACGGCCCGCTGA
- a CDS encoding DUF6215 domain-containing protein, which yields MAGEVVAPEKGPNPWGQAIAALVVVGVLGGGLYVIQKNDAEAADKPAVCSADEQDKKAANDAKAAHRVSGTELCTALNRADLPTLLGTPREHARTAYGSDGSVEMAGGTKIHPLIFAGNPGLQAGRECGPRCGGAKRRRSLRLRGGGQAGRFWLSM from the coding sequence ATGGCAGGGGAAGTTGTCGCGCCCGAGAAGGGTCCGAACCCATGGGGCCAAGCCATCGCGGCGCTGGTGGTGGTCGGAGTGCTCGGGGGCGGGCTGTACGTGATCCAGAAGAACGACGCCGAGGCCGCCGACAAGCCAGCGGTCTGCTCGGCCGACGAGCAGGACAAGAAGGCCGCCAACGACGCCAAGGCGGCGCACCGCGTCTCCGGGACGGAGCTGTGCACGGCGTTGAACCGCGCGGACCTGCCGACGCTGCTCGGCACCCCGCGGGAGCACGCGCGGACGGCCTACGGCAGTGACGGCTCCGTCGAGATGGCGGGCGGTACCAAGATCCATCCTTTGATCTTCGCAGGGAATCCCGGCCTTCAGGCCGGGCGGGAGTGTGGTCCTCGGTGTGGAGGTGCGAAGCGCCGGAGGTCGCTGCGTTTGCGTGGTGGCGGTCAGGCGGGGCGTTTTTGGTTGTCGATGTAG